Proteins encoded within one genomic window of Humulus lupulus chromosome 1, drHumLupu1.1, whole genome shotgun sequence:
- the LOC133812975 gene encoding AAA-ATPase At5g17760-like: MGMIMIPSTGAIWSALTSITATAVIIQTIFNEIRRIIEPIIPMDKILQLLERVVFYTQSTEMILTIDEFNDFLHNEIFMASETFLSTKITPSSCQNLKVFQNTNLIKNNENIIYISMENGEKISDVFEGMVVMWEFIITTRTTNNNRRDGSASALARPIENRSFKLSFKKKFMEKVVKGYLPYIIDKAKAINEERKVVQLFSKLGDYHYLDGNPWSSINFDHPSTFVTLAMDEGLKEELIHDLDRFLDQKQFYKKVGKAWKRGYLLYSPPGTGKSSLIAAMANHLKFDIYDLQLSNLRKDSHLRNLVA; this comes from the coding sequence ATGGGGATGATAATGATTCCCTCAACCGGAGCCATATGGTCTGCGTTGACGAGTATTACTGCGACAGCAGTGATAATTCAAACAATTTTCAATGAGATACGCCGTATAATTGAGCCTATTATACCGATGGACAAAATATTACAGCTGTTGGAGAGAGTAGTGTTTTATACTCAGTCGACAGAGATGATCCTAACCATCGATGAGTTCAATGATTTTTTGCATAATGAAATATTCATGGCGTCGGAGACTTTCTTGAGCACAAAAATCACACCCTCCTCGTGTCAAAACCTTAAGGTTTTTCAGAATACCAACTTAATAAAGAATAATGAAAACATCATATATATTAGCATGGAAAATGGCGAAAAGATCAGCGACGTGTTTGAGGGAATGGTGGTTATGTGGGAGTTCATCATCACAACGAGAACTACGAATAATAATCGAAGAGATGGGTCGGCAAGTGCACTAGCCAGACCAATTGAGAATCGATCGTTCAAGCTGAGTTTCAAAAAGAAGTTTATGGAGAAAGTGGTGAAAGGTTATCTCCCCTACATAATAGATAAAGCTAAAGCCATCAACGAAGAAAGAAAAGTAGTGCAGCTTTTCTCTAAATTAGGTGACTACCATTACTTAGATGGGAATCCATGGAGTTCCATCAACTTCGACCATCCATCCACATTCGTCACGCTGGCCATGGATGAGGGACTCAAGGAGGAACTCATCCATGATTTAGATAGGTTCCTGGATCAAAAACAATTTTATAAGAAAGTGGGCAAGGCTTGGAAGCGCGGCTACTTGCTCTACAGCCCTCCTGGTACTGGAAAATCAAGCTTGATTGCGGCCATGGCTAATCATCTCAAGTTTGATATATATGACTTGCAACTTTCGAATCTCCGTAAAGATTCCCATCTTAGGAACCTTGTTGCgtaa
- the LOC133782305 gene encoding cyclin-C1-1-like: MAANFWTSSHFKQLLDQEEVDVVHPLDKEKGITVEDLKLIKMEMANYIWRLATQVKVRQRIVATAVTYMRRVYIRKSMIEYDPRLVAPTCLYLASKVEESIVQARLLVFYIKKQSSDEKYRYEIKDILEMEMKILEAINYYLVVFHPYRSLSQLLQDAGLNDINMTQLTWGLVNDTYKMDLILVHPPHLIALACIYIASVYRDKDTTSWFEELRVDMNVVKNISMEILDFYENYKTIAEERRVGASLAKLASKP, encoded by the exons ATGGCTGCGAATTTCTGGACCTCCTCTCATTT TAAACAGCTTTTGGATCAGGAAGAGGTGGATGTGGTGCACCCACTGGACAAGGAGAAAGGCATCACTGTTGAAGACTTGAAGCTCATCAAAATGGAAATGGCCAATT ATATATGGAGATTGGCTACGCAAGTGAAAGTGAGACAGAG GATTGTAGCTACTGCTGTTACATATATGAGACGTGTGTATATCAG AAAGAGTATGATTGAATATGATCCACGTCTTGTAGCTCCAACCTGTTTGTACCTCGCGTCAAAAGTAGAAGAAAGTATAGTGCAGGCCCGACTTCTTGTATTTTACATCAAAAAGCAAT CCTCAGATGAAAAGTACAGATATGAAATCAAGGATATACTTGAAATGgaaatgaagattttagaagCTATTAACTACTATCTGGTTGTATTTCATCCTTATCGTTCATTGTCTCA GCTTCTTCAAGATGCAGGACTGAATGATATAAACATGACTCAGTTAACTTG GGGACTTGTCAATGACACATACAAGATGGACCTTATACTCGTTCATCCCCCACATCTTATTGCTTTAGCTTGCATATATATTGCTAGTGTGTACAGAGACAAGGATACAACTTCATGGTTTGAAGAGCTTCGCGTGGATATGAATGTG GTGAAAAATATATCTATGGAGATATTAGATTTCTATGAAAACTACAAAACTATTGCTGAGGAGAGGAGGGTTGGTGCATCCCTAGCCAAACTTGCTTCGAAACCATAG
- the LOC133782313 gene encoding uncharacterized protein LOC133782313, which yields MDPKCEIKPCPNPHHHHHHHHLHNNHHHCQSFFFPHHHHHHHHHHHHHHHHHHHHHHCHRRVIPNFASLPQTLEPFGSPAFPNNHTLEASENGGPVDSAPRVLQEQEDYGLEEEEEEEEDDEPIFVLTDEWRDFFAKSEAKRKLEKKQAKKGKK from the exons ATGGATCCCAAATGCGAAATCAAACCATGCCCTAATCcccaccaccaccatcaccaccaccatctccacAATAATCATCACCATTGTCAATCATTCTTTTTcccccatcatcatcatcatcatcatcatcatcatcatcatcatcatcaccaccaccaccaccaccaccactgccACCGTCGTGTAATCCCAAATTTTGCATCTTTACCCCAAACCCTAGAACCTTTTGGTTCCCCTGCTTTCCCCAATAATCATACATTGGAAGCTTCTGAAAATGGAGGACCCGTCGATTCTGCTCCTCG GGTATTACAGGAGCAAGAGGATTATGGGttagaagaggaagaggaagaggaagaggatgaTGAGCCTATTTTTGTGCTAACTGATGAGTGGAGGGACTTCTTTGCAAAATCAGAAGCTAAGAGAAAACTGG AGAAGAAACAAGCTAAGAAGGGGAAAAAGTGA
- the LOC133782320 gene encoding GTP cyclohydrolase 1 isoform X1, with translation MGALDEGHFHEELEKGVPLSCCEMGFEGEPEAMAIEDAVKVLLQGLGEDVNREGLRKTPLRVAKALREGTKGYRLKTKDIVQGALFPEVGVDNAVGQAGGVGGLVVVRDLDLFSYCESCLLPFQVKCHVGYVPSGRRVVGLSKLSRVADVFAKRLQDPKRLADEVCLALHRSIKPAGVAVMLQCLHIHFPNLESVFLDSNHKGWVELPVCSGSGDFEDENANAWGDFFSLLKFRGISVDESSIRRSSVESWCPSHSATSKLEPDSQPMVTAVASILRSLGEDPSRKELIGTPARFVKWLMNFQNTNLDMELNSLVFGKTDSPNPNGEVSCEEERQMQSELNLPFWSQCEHHLLPFHGVVHVGYMCSEGLNPVGKSLIQSVVHFYGFKLQVQERLTRQIAETVSSFLGGDVIVVVEANHTCMISRGIEKFGSSTATIAVLGRYSTDSAARALFLQGIPNATVDEGR, from the exons ATGGGTGCTTTGGATGAGGGACATTTCCATGAGGAGCTTGAAAAAGGAGTTCCATTGAGTTGCTGCGAGATGGGTTTTGAGGGAGAGCCGGAGGCGATGGCTATTGAAGATGCCGTGAAAGTTCTGCTGCAGGGTCTTGGGGAAGATGTTAACAGAGAAGGTCTCCGAAAGACCCCGCTTCGGGTCGCCAAGGCTCTTCGGGAGGGAACCAAAG GTTACAGACTTAAGACTAAAGATATCGTGCAAGGTGCTTTATTTCCTGAAGTTGGTGTGGACAATGCAGTTGGTCAAGCAGGAGGTGTTGGTGGGCTTGTGGTTGTTCGAGATCTTGATCTCTTTTCATATTGTGAGTCATGCTTGCTTCCATTCCAGGTCAAGTGTCATGTGGGCTATGTCCCATCTGGTAGACGGGTTGTTGGGCTAAGCAAGCTTTCTAGAGTTGCTGATGTTTTTGCAAAACGTCTTCAAGACCCGAAGCGTCTGGCAGATGAAGTCTGTTTGGCTCTGCATCGTAGCATCAAGCCAGCAGGTGTGGCTGTTATGCTCCAGTGTTTACACATTCATTTCCCAAATCTAGAATCGGTCTTTCTTGACTCAAACCACAAAGGGTGGGTGGAGTTACCGGTTTGCTCAGGGTCAGGAGATTTTGAAGACGAAAATGCAAATGCTTGGGGTGATTTTTTCAGTCTTCTCAAATTCAGAGGAATAAGTGTTGATGAATCTTCCATTAGGCGCTCAAGTGTTGAATCTTGGTGCCCATCCCATTCTGCTACCTCCAAGTTAGAACCAGACAGTCAACCAATGGTCACCGCTGTAGCTTCAATTCTTAGGTCGCTAGGTGAAGATCcttcaaggaaggaacttataggAACTCCTGCCCGTTTTGTGAAATGGTTAATGAACTTTCAGAACACTAACTTGGACATGGAGCTGAATAGCTTGGTTTTCGGGAAGACAGATAGCCCAAATCCTAATGGAGAAGTCAGCTGTGAGGAGGAAAGACAAATGCAGTCCGAACTGAACTTGCCATTCTGGTCTCAGTGTGAGCATCACTTGCTTCCCTTTCACGGTGTTGTGCATGTCGGATACATGTGCTCCGAAGGTCTCAATCCCGTTGGGAAATCCCTTATACAGTCAGTAGTTCATTTTTATGGCTTCAAGCTGCAAGTACAAGAAAGACTCACTCGACAGATAGCGGAGACAGTATCGTCGTTTTTAGGAGGCGATGTGATTGTGGTTGTGGAGGCTAACCACACTTGTATGATATCTAGAGGGATAGAGAAGTTTGGAAGTAGTACAGCTACAATTGCTGTGCTGGGTCGATACTCCACCGACTCTGCTGCAAGGGCTCTGTTTTTGCAGGGCATACCTAATGCTACCGTTGATGAAGGACGATGA
- the LOC133782320 gene encoding GTP cyclohydrolase 1 isoform X2, giving the protein MPRPVSKRASLRRLKTKDIVQGALFPEVGVDNAVGQAGGVGGLVVVRDLDLFSYCESCLLPFQVKCHVGYVPSGRRVVGLSKLSRVADVFAKRLQDPKRLADEVCLALHRSIKPAGVAVMLQCLHIHFPNLESVFLDSNHKGWVELPVCSGSGDFEDENANAWGDFFSLLKFRGISVDESSIRRSSVESWCPSHSATSKLEPDSQPMVTAVASILRSLGEDPSRKELIGTPARFVKWLMNFQNTNLDMELNSLVFGKTDSPNPNGEVSCEEERQMQSELNLPFWSQCEHHLLPFHGVVHVGYMCSEGLNPVGKSLIQSVVHFYGFKLQVQERLTRQIAETVSSFLGGDVIVVVEANHTCMISRGIEKFGSSTATIAVLGRYSTDSAARALFLQGIPNATVDEGR; this is encoded by the exons ATGCCCAGACCAGTATCCAAACGGGCTTCTTTGCGTAG ACTTAAGACTAAAGATATCGTGCAAGGTGCTTTATTTCCTGAAGTTGGTGTGGACAATGCAGTTGGTCAAGCAGGAGGTGTTGGTGGGCTTGTGGTTGTTCGAGATCTTGATCTCTTTTCATATTGTGAGTCATGCTTGCTTCCATTCCAGGTCAAGTGTCATGTGGGCTATGTCCCATCTGGTAGACGGGTTGTTGGGCTAAGCAAGCTTTCTAGAGTTGCTGATGTTTTTGCAAAACGTCTTCAAGACCCGAAGCGTCTGGCAGATGAAGTCTGTTTGGCTCTGCATCGTAGCATCAAGCCAGCAGGTGTGGCTGTTATGCTCCAGTGTTTACACATTCATTTCCCAAATCTAGAATCGGTCTTTCTTGACTCAAACCACAAAGGGTGGGTGGAGTTACCGGTTTGCTCAGGGTCAGGAGATTTTGAAGACGAAAATGCAAATGCTTGGGGTGATTTTTTCAGTCTTCTCAAATTCAGAGGAATAAGTGTTGATGAATCTTCCATTAGGCGCTCAAGTGTTGAATCTTGGTGCCCATCCCATTCTGCTACCTCCAAGTTAGAACCAGACAGTCAACCAATGGTCACCGCTGTAGCTTCAATTCTTAGGTCGCTAGGTGAAGATCcttcaaggaaggaacttataggAACTCCTGCCCGTTTTGTGAAATGGTTAATGAACTTTCAGAACACTAACTTGGACATGGAGCTGAATAGCTTGGTTTTCGGGAAGACAGATAGCCCAAATCCTAATGGAGAAGTCAGCTGTGAGGAGGAAAGACAAATGCAGTCCGAACTGAACTTGCCATTCTGGTCTCAGTGTGAGCATCACTTGCTTCCCTTTCACGGTGTTGTGCATGTCGGATACATGTGCTCCGAAGGTCTCAATCCCGTTGGGAAATCCCTTATACAGTCAGTAGTTCATTTTTATGGCTTCAAGCTGCAAGTACAAGAAAGACTCACTCGACAGATAGCGGAGACAGTATCGTCGTTTTTAGGAGGCGATGTGATTGTGGTTGTGGAGGCTAACCACACTTGTATGATATCTAGAGGGATAGAGAAGTTTGGAAGTAGTACAGCTACAATTGCTGTGCTGGGTCGATACTCCACCGACTCTGCTGCAAGGGCTCTGTTTTTGCAGGGCATACCTAATGCTACCGTTGATGAAGGACGATGA
- the LOC133782333 gene encoding uncharacterized protein LOC133782333, with translation MKVGSYEMDESESDEEDEMCFEYDKFCYEGLSFSDFRTSRMMRVNTDEEITKSYEELGNRTQGLEEAKRKISSYTPGSWIEKVDSMKLSDYDVPRTTSLMLVGPKGSGKTSLINRISKVFEDDKFAPERAQVSYKDTVEEPNHSYVGDGTLFLHKYMIPRESSSFCLYDTRSLSDYSHENIITLEHWMTKGVRHGELVMRESDSQNLRTRMKLKAFKKGCMSSEKNKVNFVIFVVNGHSVLKAMRSKGEDTHYVKLIASAFNCPFVSFRDDRPLLVVTHGDLLGIFERVYIRLYLGKILGISPTKQIFDIPAADTPDPETDVLIVDMLRSALEQADKNLPPKTFMNKVLSPFQSSTMRLLMVVLVVIAILFAMVFRGHILQIFGLRPNFHEVWPKQDIQWHKIRHLWLDDLH, from the exons ATGAAGGTTGGGAGTTATGAAATGGATGAATCAGAATCAGATGAAGAAGATGAGATGTGTTTTGAGTATGACAAATTCTGTTATGAAGGTTTATCTTTTTCGGATTTTCGAACTAGTCGTATGATGAGAGTAAATACTGATGAAGAAATAACGAAGAGCTACGAAGAATTGGGGAATCGCACTCAGGGATTGGAAGAAGCAAAGAGAAAAATCTCGAG TTACACGCCTGGATCATGGATTGAAAAGGTTGATAGCATGAAATTAAGTGACTATGATGTGCCTCGAACCACATCTCTCATGTTGGTTGGTCCAAAGGGATCTGGAAAAACTAGCCTTATCAATAGAATTTCAAAGGTGTTTGAAGATGACAAGTTTGCACCCGAAAGAGCCCAAGTATCAT ATAAGGATACTGTTGAAGAACCAAATCATTCTTATGTTGGAGATGGAACTCTCTTCCTTCACAAGTATATGATTCCAAGAGAATCATCGTCTTTTTGTTTATACGACACTCGTAGTTTATCTGATTATTCACATGAAAACATTATAACGCTAGAGCATTGGATGACTAAGGGTGTTCGTCATGGGGAGCTTGTTATGAG GGAATCAGATAGCCAAAATTTGAGAACCAGAATGAAGCTTAAAGCTTTCAAGAAAGGCTGCATGTCCAGTGAGAAGAACAAGGTTAATTTTGTTATATTTGTTGTTAATGGGCATTCGGTTCTGAAAGCAATGCGTTCCAAAGGTGAAGATACACATTATGTCAAACTGATTGCATCTGCATTCAATTGCCCATTTGTGTCATTCAGAG ATGACAGACCACTTCTTGTTGTCACTCATGGTGATCTGCTTGGAATCTTTGAACGTGTTTATATTCGCTTGTATTTGGGAAAGATACTAGGTATTTCACCTACAAAACAAATATTTGATATCCCAGCAGCAG ATACACCTGATCCGGAAACTGATGTGCTGATAGTGGACATGTTACGCTCGGCGCTTGAGCAGGCTGACAAAAATCTTCCTCCAAAGACGTTTATGAACAAG GTTCTTTCTCCATTTCAATCATCAACCATGCGCTTGCTAATGGTGGTACTTGTTGTAATTGCTATCCTTTTCGCAATGGTGTTTCGTGGGCATATTCTTCAGATCTTTGGGCTTCGACCAAATTTTCATGAAGTTTGGCCGAAACAGGACATACAATGGCATAAGATTCGACACTTGTGGCTAGATGATCTTCATTAG